GCTGCTTGATGGTCTCCAGCCCGTTCTTGTACAGCGGCAGGTACTCGCTGTTGATGCGCCAGCGGGAGGCGAACGTCCTGACATAAGAAATCAACATTATTTATGTTATCATGCACTAATCTCAGAAGATTTCTCCAAACACGACCGAGAGGTCATAGTAGAAGAGAACAAAGTATTTTCAAGTGACTTatcgtaattaaagcacataataacgggttcttaccgcgtttaaatggggatgacTTATCGTAGGTTTGCTTccgatggcattagctactcgGTTGGACAAACAGGAGGTGTAAAATTTAAGACCAGACCAGACCCTCGACTCATGGATTTATTTTTGAGATTACAACTGGTCGGTATAGGGGTCGCCGATATTCTTCGGTACCGGGTTTGGGTTATTTGAATGGATAATGAGAGAGTctataatattacacacggtgctactcgccagttctgttacttgctgaacttggcttgacacgctcccGTGTATCTAGATCACGTAGATAATGTTCCCATTAGCGTTTATATATGTACGTTGACACTACATGTTTAGATGAACGCGAAAACTTTCGTGCTTGATTATTTGTTACAAATTCGTATCACATAAACCTTATAGCTCTGCGAAATCCGTAATATCCCTGACCAGAGAATGCGTGTTTTACATCGTAGTCTcgccggttcaaatcccgactcagctctaaacaactgaattcgacattgagtttgaattccaaacggcctccgttgtccagtggttgagcgctctgctcacaatccggaggtcccgtgttcgaatcccggtctagtaaccgggaccaactgcttaacgtgccttccgaagcacgaatcatcttattttttggattatcaggtgatcagcctgtaatgtcctaaccaaactagggatcacaaagtggttagtcgccgccgggattcgaacccgggacctccggatcgtgaggagtacgctcaaccactggtcaaCGGAGGCCGTTTGGAATTCATACTataagtcgaattcagttgtttagagcccgagccgtCAGTATGTTgtggttacatgagtcatgtcaggggcctttggcggctcaattacaaccctgacaccaaggttgatgaggttggtactccacatcacaacccacacgatagaagaagagtttgaattcatgtttagatgatatataattgatatcacgtggtttccaggtctTGTGCGCGATTAACGGGTATCGGCTCTTGCCCTATTACAccggacttaaacatagctggcgaggagtggctgTATCATATTCGTGCGCGAccgcaaggcaaggcaaggtgCGAGGGTTTGGGTGCCATTGGGAGACTGTTTATACAAACCTCAAAAATCTGTCTTCAGAGCCGTAGATGTCAGAAGCACGGAAGACTGTGGCCGTAGGGAACTCCTCCCTTATGGCCTGTTCTCCCATCCACTTGCTGATTTTGTACTTGGACGGTTGCTTCATCACCAATGGCTTCGGATTTTCCTCTTGGTTCAAGTAAGACACGTGGATGAAGCGCTCCACTCCCATTTCACGGCAAATTCTGACAAATGTAAATTATGGGTTTTAATGCGGGCCTGTGCGGTGGCAGCGCAGTTTAACGGAGGCTCTGAGGTAAATTTATTTTTGCCTCAGAAGCCAATATCTCACATGGCCGGCAAATTGAGCACAAAAATGATCAGttgcgcgcgaacctcggctcaggacatcgtcatctgagaggattataccTATTTTAAACAATTCATCATAtttagtgggccgatagcgtgCGAACAACCGCCGTGgcccagttggaaaaacgcttgactctcaccgTAAGAtcataggttcgaatccagcacgggcctaaatctATGATtatcgaaatcgtttttcgaattcatgttcggattataaattattatcacgtgctcagtgaaggaaaaacatcgtgaggaaacccaggtacaagagaaatgcgtttcgaaggtatgtgacctaacctgtattggtctgggtttcccttcgcgggttggaaggtccgtcagtcgcttctgtataaaccggacatgtcaaatcttcaggttaggtaagcggactatgtaaaaacgggataacggtagGGCCGTTAGCcacaagcgctgaatgagggtattcgtcgaccacgccggcgaggtcggtatcacAGTCTTAGCGCAGTTCACCGTGGGTCATTGACATTTACACGAAAAACCATGGAATCTAAAAATGGATGTgtataaatatgtttatattatagttTCTAAGACAAATATAGAAACTACTACAACAACATACTATATTACAATATTAAGTGTTTTTTATATATCAAATTTTTGTCGAAGCTTCTGTCGAAGCCTCTCatggtggttatgccagcctcatagtttaaagggaaagtatgtatgtaatcagaatcagaatcatttattcaacgtaattatcatggataaacttgttgaaggtaattTTGTATGTTGCATCAAATATGCCAACTGAACATGACAATAAATGTGTGTATGTTCGTAAATAATATCTCTCCTTCTGAGTAACTGTGAaagacatacttacaatacaaggaacaaaaataaaattgctattcaaaattctacactaagtaaattaaattcatcttttttggggttatgtatacatttttacaataaaataccaggcAGTATACCAGGCACAAGTGAAGTGATAAGCACGCATCAGCACAAAGTGCTGCCTGtgcttccaataataataataataataatcaaaagtccgggcctccataggcccgagatatgaaaaaaagacatacaataataatagtattttgaatttgtcagaaaataaatttaaaatttatgtgaagcttactttaggtaaaaaagcttattataagactaatgattatctaaatgataaaaatgcctggtattaaacgTGTTCCTGCCAAATAATTGAATAACTTAAGATGTGTTAGTAGatgcaaaaatgttaaattgaccttcaacaagtatatctgtgataattatgttgaataaatgattctgattcaaatGAAGGTTATGTTTAATATCCATTATGTCTTACCTTGCAAGACAGCGTGGCCCAAATACATGGACATCCATGTAATTGAAGTTCTTAGTTTCATAGTCCCGGCCGACCAAGTTGATAACTACGTTAGAGTAGCGGACAGCCTTAGCAATAGACTCTTCATCACGGATGTCATACGGAGTGAACAGCACCTGGCCTAAATCTCCACACACTTTTAATCTCTGAGCATCATAGAAGTCACTTCTGTAAGGGATGATCATCTGAAATATTTACAACTACGTCacataacatacacaaacaGTATACATATCAATCAAGCGGAGTGggtcacataaataaaataaatataattcattTTAACATGATACAGTTCATAATTTCGAAACACAAGATATGTCTTCCTAGTCCACTCATTGACTGTTCTGAATGATGTATATTTATTCCAGATACAAAAGATACTATAAAGGTAATGCATAAGAAAGTTCCTTTTTTGTCACTGAGTTACATTTTACACTTGTAAAATTTGTTGTAGTGactaattgtatttaatttacttactttaaataaataaacctagtTAGAGAGGTTTttacactatattttttttccaatatcagtttatattttgtactttttatagTAAGTACAAGATAAGTCTTTATTCCAAACACAACATCAACAATTATTTACCAGGCTGGCAGAAAATCGAGATCACAACAATCCTTCCTATGGTGAGACTTATATGAGTTTTGATGGGCCTCTATTCTTAACTTATATGATCATgaataatatgtatactttagtaccatgtcacattaactgtttatggcaaatgaactgtaagtctcactaaattgtTAATATGTTAAtgcaacagggttctaaggGTAAAGGACATTGCTCGTGATTTATGTGTGACTGTGACTTAATTCATACCTGAGTACCGATCTTTCCCAGCTTGTTGCACACATAGCGGCCTAAGAACCCGGTGGCACCAAACACAGTACAAACAATACCATTGAAACTGCAGCGACCGCCAGTACCTCGCTTGTATGAAGCCAGGTTATAAGCATTGTCACTGTATGCAGCTGACTTGATGTACAACACGCTCATCGACCCATTTTTAGCTACAAAAAAGACATATGCACGTTTTATcgctaaataaatacaaacatttaaaataatacctaaaaacaaCCTTTATTTTGATGGAAATTATGTAAGAGTTGACATGGTATTGTAAAGTGATTTGCCgacaaaaatgtatacttactcAATAATTTAGCCGCAGCGTGGCCTGATAGAGCTACTGCAGCCATTTTTCAGGCCAAAATATTACGAAATTTAAGTTAAAATATTGATTTACTAAGACTATTTACGAAAGAAATACATTTGCACGACAGCTGTCAAGTTCAAAATCTTATCAATGTGTTTTAGTTTACATGTTAGTAGTGCACAGTGATTGAAAATAACATACGCATTGTGAATACCGCCTTCTCTTTCTTTAACAATAAACTGTCTTAAAATCATGCAATAGTTTCTCAAGCAGGTTCGATAGTGATGtacgaaataaaatattagcaaTAACAAATACTCGATTAACTTTATTAGTTCTTTAAAAAGATTCAGATACAAattgtacttattaatttatgacTGAATGTGGGACTATCtgggctacgttccccaaaaacaatatagatggtgttgtacagatgtaatgtaataaatacctattttgtcattgcttggtataaattataattattcaaaaatataatgtcatGGCAGatgcataaataaaaataattgttgcttgatatttggatctgatatggtatagaattatgttgcaataatattacttctctttattttgatcagaattataatggaagtggaagatgtgttgtgttgtgCGTGGTTGAAGTGAAAAGGATCATCATTTtctactcaaaaacaaagataagtgATGGAAATGTCTgtaatccataaaattagaaagcTAAACAAAGGCAGCGCTATACAGCgacatctatatttttattagggaacgtagcctggactTTTGCCAAACTATGGAATATTCATAAGTTTATTTAAAGATTTGTACGCctatgatgatggtgatggatAAGGGCATGAGGGCGCCGaacttgtaataaaataacacaactaaaaatagataggtacttgcAAGTATAGTATGTGTTACATCCACATCACTAAATGTCATTCACAGTGTCAGCTGTCTGTCAAACAAATACTGTCATTTCGTGAAATCGTGAATGAGTGcattgtctgtctgtttgtcttGTCTGCTGTCTATTAGGATAGGATTCCGTAATTAGTATATTTCTTAGTTTTTCCCTTCGTGAAATTctattttattcaattttgtAACAATGGATGAAGACGAAATTTGTGTTCTCAGTAATGGAGATAACTTGGATCAAGCATTTCAGATTTTGCAGAAGTTCTTGAAAAATGTTTGTATACTATTTTATATGgttcaaaatattggtttatttattctttttctatTCATCGTtaatcaaatttatttatttaactttgcAGAATGAGAATGTGTTTTCGTTTCCAAGTTTGTGTGAGAATAATCGGCGAGTTATACTGTGGACGGCGATATTCCAGCACCTTCAGAATAAGTGCTCGAACCCCATACATGCTTTGTGCTTGGCTGCCATTAGAGTGCTAAGGTCAGTCTATACTTAGTGTCCTcagttttacataaattaataataccTACATGCAGAGCTGGGTACCGTTAATTACATATTTAACTTTGTTAATCGCTAATAAAAAGTGTTAACTTGTTACATTTGGAAGATTTAACACAatctttgttaatttgaaattcacaatcaaaataggcctaagcatGTTGACACActgaattttatattatgtcattAGTAATTCAGTGTTGCACCAGTGTTAGtgtgataattataaaaaagataataataaaagaaggtGTTTTTGTTTGAgtttgtaataatatatatttaattttggtACTTGTCACACAATCTGTTTTCTGCAGTATGGGGTGATACACAGGGTACTACAACTATTATTTGAAAAATTGTGTCCATTAACAATTTTTAAACTTAACTTAAAAGttaatatatgtgtgtgtgtgtctattCACTTTGTAATTAATGGTTAACATATTTACAAATATTCTTAATATATgatacaaatattctttattacatGTAACATAAGaaacaatttaaacaaaataagaaACATTCAGTGCAATTGGCAGTCTTATTGCTCTACAGTAGTTTCTTATAGGAGACAAGTGGCAGGAAGTTACACcattatttatcattattattactttcaGCCGCGATAAATCAGATCTAGAGAACCTAATTTGTGAGAAATGGGTTACTATATTGATAGAGCGTGCAGGGCTGTATAATTTTGTGGGCATTGATGAGGAAGGGATGGTGCCCATGGAGATGCCAGATAAGGATGTGGCAGTAGAGGCTCTCAAGTGTCTCTGTAACTTGGCCTTCAACAGCGAAGTCGCGCGGGCTCTGTGCGCTCATACCAGCATCGCTCAGGGTCTTGTTGCTCGACTCAGAGTGTACAAGGAGATTCCTTTCAAAGACGAGATCATGCTGTTTGATATGAAACTGCTGTTCATTCTGACTGCCCTGCGGCATGACATCAAGGCTAAGATAAAGGATGAGTTGCACGGCATGGACTACTTGACAAGTTGTCTCAATGAGCTCTTGCTAGAAGCACCCTCCAGTGAAGGTATGAGTGCCAGCAGTGGCTTGGTTGAAGGGGGCCCTCACTACTTCCTAAATGTAAGATGTTTATTAATTTTTCAAACCTAGAcacatgtgaagcttactttatgtaaagaagtttattataagataaatgattacctatataataaaaattcctggtattaaatgtgttactctagttaaaattacttataatgtatacctacattaatttaacagatgtgttgctgttgcagtttcttgtcatttcttctcctcagccataacaccttgcaaaatgacgtagatttggttgtcaatttaaaaatgttaaattgaccttcaacaagtttatctataaaaaaaaaaattaaagaaatgattctgattttgaatttttactcgTTTTCCATTGTTTTAATGTGGCAATTCGTTCAGGACAACCAGCAGGCGATAGTGTGTGAGATCTTGAAGGCGCAGTTCAACCTGATCCTTCACTCTGGCTCCGAGGACCCGACAGATGAGGCCGAAGAGGCGATGTACATGAAGTTGATGCCCGTGTTGACAGCACTCTTGTACACTCACACCACCACGGAAGAGAAGTTGATGGAGCTCCGCAGCAACATTGCTAACTTGTTGACCAGGTAATGTGGCAAACAGTACATTGTCCCGCTTATTTACTTCTAGCAGAAGAGAAAAGGAGAAGAAATGtagttaaaaattatttttgaaagtAAAAGTAATTTACGCGTCATTTTGACTGCTTAAAATGCTatttcaatttcttttttttcaatttgttgtctattttatttataaataataatacaaaagcAAATTGAAATTGGGAGGAACAGGAATACCAAGAACAGCTTACttatggaaatattaaaataatggaaatattatatttttaatgttaatgtgtctattacttttttttattttacttatttgcacactacactgcagctgtacaaatgtactatatcctctgccgacgGGGGTGTGGAAGAGATCggtcttagcgataaggccgcctttgcttACCTTAGAagaagtttatcctgtaaatgttttgtaaatttgtgtgcaataaagtgttttattattattaaaaagaagtCGAAAGTAGCGTCTTTGATAGactagaatggagaatgctacactgacaagagcgcggcgcttatattgatgatgatgatagcaaTAGAAACATAAGCATTTTGTTTCAGTGTACCACCTATGTTCTACCCGTACCTGACGCCCATTCTGAATGCAGGAGAGACTGCCCAGAATGTGTTCGATGGCAGGAACATGGATGCCTTGCAAGCCCTTGTCAATTTACTGCAGTATCGCTTGACTAACACTACTgtgagtttattatttttataattactttcaTAGGCGTCACTTTTCGGAAGATTTAACGCAACTTAACGTTAATAGTTAACTAGAATTTGCATTTTATGTGTCTATGCGTTAGTACTTCAGttataaaaaagttaagtaTATAAGTTTGGTATGGGGTAAAAAAGAAAGGGTTTCATTAgagttttattaattatttagagaTCAAAATACAGCCAATCGTCACTATATCGTCGCTTTCTGATTTGACACCTTTTGTTACTGTAAATACGACACAAATTATTGCTCTCATGCtctcatgacatgccgagagtttttaatttcCGGTCAACTGAGCGTCGTTAGGTCTCTTTGGGCTGCCCTTTTGCGTTTTCTACGATCGCGAGGAGTGGGAATCTGTTATACGCGCCCTACATCCCAacgggataaaaggattagaagaagaatacaaatTGAAATAACGATTAACGGAAGTTAATAAGAtcgtttttaaaattaacttaaaagtTTATCCGTTACTTTACCTTTTAATTTCGTTAATTAACGGATTAACGATCTTGTGCTGTGCTATGAAAATAAGCCacgttggcaacaccaacacaaaacttatatttaaaaaatgtaagctTAGAATTTGTTGACGTCACTACCTGTTTAACATTCGTTCTGTACTATTAGTTCAGTATTGCTCCGCGTCTTACCGCAAATTAAAAGTGTTCTTTCAAATACCAAGGTGTTTACTTTGTAGTTAAGACAGCTCGAAATCTACAAGCAACCCTACAGCCCACTTGCCTCAGTTGACATTGCCTTGCCGGATCTGAATCAGCGACCTATGGATCGAATCGCAAGTTAAACATTAATTTGACAAACCTTTTGCAGAACACCAAGACCCAGTACGAGAACCTGTCGCCAATTCTGACGGTGATGAACAAGGGTTCGCGCGGGTGCCGCGAGCAGCGCAAGTACTTGAGACAAGTAGTGTTGCCACCGCTGCGGGACGTGTCGCGTCCGCCGGAGAAAGGCAACACCTTGAGGAACCAACTGTGCCGCCTACTGACTACACCAGTGACGTCAGTGCGTGACCTCTGCGCTGAATTTCTATTTATACTATGCAAGGAGAAAGGTGAGGCAATTTTCAATGAGTTTTCGTTTGAAAACAACCAACCGAgcatagtataagaaaaccaggtatgctcaaaagtgacagctaacatttcaaggttatcccagctgacgtcatcccaccatgTGAGTCAACCACATGTGTTTGTGTACATCGTGTGTGCGTgcgagcgtgcgtgcgtgtgcgtgcgtgcgtgcgtgtctGTGTCCGTGtgcgtgtgtgggtgtgtgtgagtCCTGTGAATTCATCTTGCGTTGGTTGTTCCTCTGACAttacattgaaataaataaataagcttatgttactatattaattaaaatggaAAATATATTCCAGTGGGTCGCATGGTAAAGTACACCGGTTTCGGCAACGCGGCGGGGCACCTGGCACAGAAGGGTCTCCTGGGCGGCGGGCGAGGTAACGAGTACTCGTCTAGTAGCGACGACTCGGATACGGAAGAGTACCGCGAGGCGCAGCCGCGCATCGACCCCGTCGTGGGCTGCACGCGCCCGCCGCGCGTCGACCCCTTCGAGGGCATGACGGATGAACAGGTAACACTTCATCAGCCCATTGCAGTGGCTGTATGTAGGCATTTCCCAAGGCGCAACATGTATGTGTGTTGCAGATAAGAGCGGTTTATGTTAGATTTACCGTAGAtgacattaaatacttggccggtaACACAATACACacttctctattgcacaaaaggaACTTGTAACACAGGAATACGAATTAAACAAACATGCAAAACGCCTTATcgctaaggtagcaatttctaccaggcaaccttcgGGTATGATATATAATGtaccttttttcttcttttttttaatcgtaAAAGTTGGCCTCAAGtcgcattaactatttggccggaaaagggggagcgctaagggctctcatgcagcgcaaaaaattaaaaataatatacctgTCATATAGGTATAGGTCctatggctttttggcgggaaacgggaacgggacagttgctttcttcattgaataatctaattaattaatacgaagtggtgttttgtggttaatgatcgcattaagttagtcggaagacattcgcgagtgttattatatcggagtattcaataaacaaagtgtatctgcctattttcgcttcgtgccaggaagccgcttcataactcgaaagtttatgcggacttttgagttaattcgtttggggttcgaagtaggagtctactccgagggtgggggcttaggtttcatcatcatcacctttcatcatttcattattcatcaagaaaaaaatacgtaagacatggctgtatgggcatagttccctttgccttacccttcggggaaaacacaaaaaaaaagtataggtCCTATACTCCTTATAACGTAGCAAGATTAGAGTGACATATCTGTCGTCTCTTTCGtacaccttgttttacacagacactacacattgacgctatcgtacacgcgcatctgtgtgtgacgtctgacgccatacgattgaagactctatactatacgtagtattattcctcattctatgcCATTAGTACTGAGAGAGACGAGAGATACCTATGTCTCCTTCGCACTAGGCCATGTACTATATACGAGTATATCTTTGTCGCCTTGGTAATTTACTCGTGCTAGGTTTGTACGTTTTAAGGGGCACatatatttttaaccgactacAAAAAAGAGTAGGTTCTATAGCTTcgatagcaagtggaattctgtaATGTCTGCCTGCCCTACTAGGTAATAGGCGTGGTCTGGTTTGGAttcttaaaaaagtaaaaaatataagcaaATGGATTTTATTCCATGTAATATTATAGTGGACTTGTAGTAGCGATTTCGTTTAACCACGCAACTTTATATCGCCTTGCGGTCGAAATGAATCCGCTCGACATAAACCGCATTAGTAATACTTGACAGAGAATTATGATACCAAGGAGGCagagttcatcatcatcaagagccacgctcttgtcggtgcagcgttttccatgctacttttttagggaaaaatagggcagtggtttccctcttgccttccgccccgcagtactctgtctgacgcaagtggggtggcgcccagagtagtctattacaaagccgtactaggactcctgtcctccgcctctgaataacatacatacatacatacatacataaactcacgcccgtaatccctaatggggtgggcagagccacaagtaatcaaagacaacttgcagccactgttgatacgaagtccaaagatggatatgatgaaccttatggtgataagggatcagcctatcgcccataacattagtccatcatgttagaggacacaatccctctgtcggtttttacgacatgcccgggaagagaagcagctgaacgtgttctatgttttttatatgctcccagaacagcatagagctgaataaCATTCTGTGCAATAAAAAGCTCTGAGTATTTTACGTGATGAAATACCAACGCCTCCCCACCCTATATGTCCAAACGTGCATGGTATTTTGGAGACCCTCCCCCTGAACGGGTCACTTAGAAAGCACGTGCCCTTAGAATTTGGTTTTAATTGACGTTACCATTTGTTCAAACAGAAAGAATACGAAGCGATGAAGCTGGTGAATCTGTTCGACAAGATGGTGTCTGAAGGCATCGTGAAGCCGGCGCGCGTCGGCGCCGACGGGAGACCGCAGCCAGTGGAGCACGTGATGGAGCTGCGGGACCACCCGCCCAACAGGCCGCAGTCCTAGACCCTGGCATTAAACTCATGACCAGCAGGCCTAGCACACTACCAcgccccgaacacttcatagaaaatacctcgttatacacagacactacacattgactttatcatacgcgtgcatctgtgtgtgtgacttcaGACGTCATATTATGATgaaagactgaagtaagaccgagggcgcggggggggggggggggggacctagctcagccgctggtggggtgcggagagttgccgttgtatacgtagtattattccttattctatgatactaCGTACAGCGTGACGCGATATAAAATAAGGTCCTTCGTACAAGCGTCAACCGGAATATCCGCGAAATTTCCAAGATGTCAAAGAAGGTATCTTGTTGTAGTATATTGCTTGAAGAGCcaagaaacatattttttagtaaaaaatttgaaaattatgtcatattggccccgattcctgcagacaccgcctaattttattttaggttatatccgtcattttcgtatccgtcgaaaaggaaagggacggatgattcacagctcttaattttagaaagaatgagtaaattaatgtgtcgggttattgactgacgtaaaatttttagacggttggtttagatttgtgcttaaaattgacgtgtgttccataaattttatgcttgtcgattacccgtccctttccttttcggcggataagaaaaggacagatataacttaaaataaaattagatggtatttacaggaattagcaccaatatcgaTTTTCTCATTTTTTATAATTCCGGTAGAGCTTATTTTGTCGTGTCGCGTCGC
The genomic region above belongs to Pectinophora gossypiella chromosome 4, ilPecGoss1.1, whole genome shotgun sequence and contains:
- the LOC126366288 gene encoding NADH dehydrogenase [ubiquinone] 1 alpha subcomplex subunit 9, mitochondrial, whose product is MAAVALSGHAAAKLLTKNGSMSVLYIKSAAYSDNAYNLASYKRGTGGRCSFNGIVCTVFGATGFLGRYVCNKLGKIGTQMIIPYRSDFYDAQRLKVCGDLGQVLFTPYDIRDEESIAKAVRYSNVVINLVGRDYETKNFNYMDVHVFGPRCLARICREMGVERFIHVSYLNQEENPKPLVMKQPSKYKISKWMGEQAIREEFPTATVFRASDIYGSEDRFLRTFASRWRINSEYLPLYKNGLETIKQPVFVSDVAQGIINAIRDVDTRCQTYQAIGPKRYLLADLVDWFFKLMRRDEKWGYYRYDMKWDPVFPFKLAFINMISPAYPWGGVHWEAIEKESTTDRPESGLPTLEDLGVTLTNMEDQVPWELKPFRAHQYYMDRVGEFPTPDPPKVQHDM
- the LOC126366243 gene encoding synembryn-A, with protein sequence MDEDEICVLSNGDNLDQAFQILQKFLKNNENVFSFPSLCENNRRVILWTAIFQHLQNKCSNPIHALCLAAIRVLSRDKSDLENLICEKWVTILIERAGLYNFVGIDEEGMVPMEMPDKDVAVEALKCLCNLAFNSEVARALCAHTSIAQGLVARLRVYKEIPFKDEIMLFDMKLLFILTALRHDIKAKIKDELHGMDYLTSCLNELLLEAPSSEGMSASSGLVEGGPHYFLNDNQQAIVCEILKAQFNLILHSGSEDPTDEAEEAMYMKLMPVLTALLYTHTTTEEKLMELRSNIANLLTSVPPMFYPYLTPILNAGETAQNVFDGRNMDALQALVNLLQYRLTNTTNTKTQYENLSPILTVMNKGSRGCREQRKYLRQVVLPPLRDVSRPPEKGNTLRNQLCRLLTTPVTSVRDLCAEFLFILCKEKVGRMVKYTGFGNAAGHLAQKGLLGGGRGNEYSSSSDDSDTEEYREAQPRIDPVVGCTRPPRVDPFEGMTDEQKEYEAMKLVNLFDKMVSEGIVKPARVGADGRPQPVEHVMELRDHPPNRPQS